From Quercus robur chromosome 8, dhQueRobu3.1, whole genome shotgun sequence:
ttcttataGTCTTTATAGCTTCTGCATTGCTGCATGCAGCATTAAGTATGACCAATAAATGGTACAAATTTCTGATTATCAttcttattattaataaattagtttgattttttttttaataataatatctccTTATAAATACATGTAACGgtcaaattttttcaagagCACTAGTCACCATTTTAGACTTTTATAGCTCTCCTTCTTCTataataaacattttctttaccATTCCCTCCTTTGTAACAGTTTCTCAAAATAACATGGCCCAAgacggtggtggtggtggcggcagCAACAATGCTGGCAATACTGGTAATAATGGTGGtggcaacaacaacaacaacaaaaagccTGAGGAGGTTCAACCACAACCAGTAAAAGAGCAGCTACCCGGCATTCAGTATTGCATTAACAGTCCTCCTCCATGGCGTCCGTACTCTTTCTCATATGTCTTATACTGATTTTGATTTACTGATTTTGCTTCTTGATGTTATATTTCTCCTTTGATCTTTATGTTGTTCTATTGGATCATTGTACTGATCCTTTTATCAATTAGATGTACCAATACAATGATTAATGTATATTCTTAATTCAAtatttatgtcttttttttttttatcttttatcttttttttttaaaattcttattttgtTGTAATTTAAGTCCAAATTTGGATGAGGAGAAGGACTTACATTTCTGTCATGATGCAGCTGAAGCTGTTGTGTTGGGATTCCAGCATTATCTTCTGACTGTTGGCATTACTGTTTTGATTCCAAGTATCATTGTTCCTCAAATGGGAGGCGGTGATGTAAGGATTACACTTCATTTTCTTTaaagttgtttgtttgtttcttaattaatttgtcaacttatttaatttactagagttttattttttgtcatcaCAGGCTGAGAAGGCTAGAGTGATACAGACATTACTTTTCGTTTCAGGATTGAGCACACTCTTGCAGTCTTTATTTGGGACCAGACTTCCCTCTGTGGTTGTGGGTTCATATGCATATATTATACCCACAACTTCAATTGTATTAGCTCGTAGATACAATGCATACGTAGATCCTCATGAGGTTAATCTTTATACatttctttggtttctttttggtaatttttcattttaattgagTGTTTTGACATTGTGCTGTACTAATGACTTTGCCTCATGGGTGAATTTTCAGAGGTTCATAGAGACTATGAGAGGAATACAAGGTGCTTTAATTATTACTGCATGTTTCCAGATTGTGATGGGTTTCTTAGGCTTTTGGAGAAATGCTGTAAGGTACATTATCCATAATTTCCCGGTTTCATAAAATCTTGGTCTTGTTAATTAGTttacaagaaaataatatgtttGCTATATCGTAATCATGGATATCTTTAATTTCTTCTTGGATTAGGTTTCTTAGCCCCCTTTCTGTTGCTCCATATGTAACTTTGACGGGATTTGGTCTTTATCatcttggtttccccatggtaAAGAGTTCTAAAACTTTCATCTTTGCCCCTGGttaatattgctatttttttaaaaaaatttatcaaagcattcttttttgtttgactTGCAAGATTTTCcctgttcttcttcttttcttatgtTGTAGATGGCAAAATGTGTTGAAATTGGGCTTCCTGGGTTGATTGTTGTGGTTTTCATCTCACAGGCAAGTAGCCAGGTTCTCTACTTACCCCGAGCTTACTCTATTTATTTTGGGTGACACCCATTTAGGATCATACCATATCATATCAGTTATTTGAGAATTGCTCGGATTAAATTCTCTCTAGGACAAACCACTAGAAGGCTCTCTTGTTTCTAGAGAGAGACAGAAATGAAGAAGACTCTATTACTTTGTATGCAATAACAATACTTGTTAAACGAAGTAGAGTTGACTGGACCATCACTTATAAAAAGGATGCATCGAGGAAAATAGTCATTCAATTGGTCTACTATGTTTTTAGGACAGTAGTAGATATAAAAAAGGCCTAATTCTCCTACTGCATAATGTTTCACTTAATATgatcatcttttattttcaaattgccAATAAGCTCTAGTTCAAATCCATTCCCTCCCATCATAAGATGGAGTGGAGAGTGAGGTAGAtgtgctttatatatatatatatatatatatgtgtgtgtgtgtgtatctcTATCATTTGAAGTTTGATGATTGTGATTCTTATTGCTCTTTAATTTTCACGTCTGTTGTTGGTTTATGCTTTTGCAGTATCTTCCtcaatttttgaaatcaaagagGCCAATATGGGATAGATTTGCAGTGCTCTTCACAGTTGCAATTGCATGGTTATACGCACAACTTCTCACCTCAAGTGGTGTGTACAACAACAAACCTGCAAAAACTCAGATTAGTTGCCGCACAGATCGTGCTGGACTCTTTACAGCTGCCCCTTGGTGAGATTTTACAAACAATGTCATatatgtatttagtttttttttcttccctccTCTTGAAAACACAGAAATCTCCCCTCTTACTTTGATGAGGACTCATCAATAAGATATCTAAGATTGACATTTGAGTATCACAATTAACAATGTAAAGTTACATAATGCACCTAAAAGCAAAGTTTGACCACCCCTTCTCCCCAAACTCAGGAGCTAGACATCATGTTCTAAATCCATAATGGCCTATTTGTAAAGTAGATTTTTATCTTCCCTTTTGATATTCCATGCATATTGTTCATAAAGCCACACGAGATTCTACATTAATACTCTTGACATATAGAATAATGAGAaagaggttttatttttattttttataattttaattccCTGTGTTGTTTAACTGCTTTAATAGCATCTAGAGTAGAATGGCCTGAATATATCCTTTTACCACATCATGGTGATCCTATGTATCATGGAGGGTGTTATTTCTATTCTTTGCATTTTAACGCTTCTAAGATGTTACAAAAGTATGAACCAATGCAAATCAGTGCCACATTTATTACTTACATAAGACAGAACATTGAAATGGTGTTGTATTCTTTCATTCTGATAGAACATTGTCCTTCCCTGACTTTACTCTTTCAAGGTTTGAATACACCCAGTTAAATGGGAAGGCCATAATCATTCAGACAACTTAGCCTATGTTTTTCACAttcttacaacaaattttgaCTACATTATATGACATTATGCCATTGTGTCATCACATGCAGGGTTTATATTCCTTACCCGTTTCAGTGGGGAAGCCCCACATTTCATGCCGGAGAAGCTTTTGCTATGATGGCCGCTTCTTTTGTTTCACTTTTTGAGGTTCACTTCTGAACAACAATTACATGTATTTCTTGTTTATTAGCTAGCTACTCTGCCACCAAGCTCTCTAATTTACTTCTGAAAGCAGAAACTAGTCTGCAGCAAATAATGCACTTAAATTCAGATTTTTTGTTAACTATGTGAATTTGCAAGACCAAGAAAAATACTTGTCCTAATTTTCCCCTTCTATTTGCAGTCTACTGGTACATTTTTTGCAACAGCAAGATATGGCAGTGCTACACCTGTGCCACCTTCCATTATTGGCCGTGGTGTTGGCTGGCTGGTAGGATGTGTTTATGTGACATCTCATTTACATATCATGATTCTCTCTTCATTCTAGAATAAAGTTTTGCCACTACTTCACTTCTgtaatttgtttgattttcagGGAATAGGAGTTTTGCTCAATGGCATGTTTGGCTGTGTAACTGGCGCTTCTGCTTCAGTGTAAGAAGCTCAAACCTCTAATTCAATACAGATTATAATTGAGCATATCAGATGCAGGTCTTCTGGTTCCACCTCTGACTCTAGTTTATGGACTAGTAGGTTTATTTTAAATATCATCTGTTAATAGTGATCTGAACTGAAGtaattgaaaaaacataaaatgatCCAATCTGATACTCATTTGGcattgttagaataatggttaagtgattaagtGAACAAGTATTGAATTAGAAATAAGCCAATAATGTAAAAGTTTTAGATTTAGAGATCCAACTACACCAttcatttgatattttttcaatataatCTGTTAATTAAGGCAAAGTTCTATAAAAACTCCTGGCTTCTTTGAAATATCATGAACAGTTCCCATAAGTTGAGCAGCCCATTCAAGGACATAAAGAACTGTAGgaaaattgaaatatgtttAATTCTTTATTGGATCATCAAGCGTGTTACAACGAGTCACACACATATGGCGAAACATGATTTACAGATAAAGGAAAACACCCAACACATGCATTCGAACATTTTGGTCCCTTATTACCTTTTCTAATTGTGATTTGCTTCATGTATAGGGAAAATGCTGGTCTATTGGCATTGACAAGAGTTGGAAGTCGAAGAGTCATCCAAATATCAGCAGGGTTTATGATTTTCTTCTCTGTGTTTGGTATGCTAGCTCAAGTAACTCATCATATCAATGCTTATAGCTTGTTGGCGCTTGTAGTAAGCAGTGGTTAATATTAAATAAGAGCTCTTTCagataaatttttgtactaaaataaaattcactGACGAGATCCTGTCAGTGTTAAGTGTTAAAATTAATCAGGTTCTAAACCATGCCCATTTGAATGCAACATTTCATCCTATTCTTAGAATGTGAAACTAGAAGAGAGGACAACTTCTATCATTCACCCATCAACTACTTTCTTTGAAATCTTCATAACTGAAATGCATCTAAAAGTATATAGAAGAGTTGAAGTCATGACTATTGCATTATAATTAAGATTTAATCATTTTAAATGTGGGTAATCATGTTCTTGACCAGGAAAATTTGGAGCACTTTTCGCGTCTATACCTCTACCAATCGTAGCAGCTTTATACTGTGTGTTCTTTGGCTATGTTTGTATGTATTCTATTTCACCCTAACTTCCCAATGATTAGGGAATCATGCTCAGTTTTTAGTGATTTGTTTTGTCCTGTCAATGGAAAATTAATGGTAACATGGTTTATAATGTTGCATGCAGCTTCTGCAGGTCTTGGCTTTCTCCAATTCTGTAACTTGAACAGTTTcagaacaaaatttatattgggtttttctttcttcttgggCATTTCAGTACCACAATACTTCAGAGAATATTATCATATAGATTTCCGCTCTGGACACTTTCACACCAGCTCTGGATGGGTAAGAGATTTTAACTAAGTTGGTCTTACATATCTAATTATTTAGTCAATATATATGTTAATGCTCCCATCATTGGCATTTTacttaattttgatttataaaTTGCAGTTTGACGATATGGTGACTGTCATCTTCATGTCTCACACGACAGTGGCTGCACTGGTTGCTTTGATTTTGGATTGCTCGCTCTCTCGTGAAACTGATACCACACAAAAAGACACTAGCTTGCATTGGTGGGAGAGGTTCAGCTTATATAGTTCGGATATTAGAAGTGATGAATTCTATGGGCTACCATGCAGGCTTAATAATCTTTTCCCAACCCTTTAAAACTATGAAAGAATGTATTTGACTACTACAGATGGAGTTCTTATCTTTCACTCATGAAGCGAAAATGCAGTTACAAAATTTTACTTCATTGTGTAGTTATATATGTCATCTTTGAAGCTTTGAAATGTTTTGTTAGTACTGTTAATTCTTTTCCAGTTTGATGGGGTTAGATTATCACTAAGTTTGCtcttttagcttctttttcttctctgcTTTTGTTGATTATATCACACCATCCTGGCAggattgatgttttttttttgacaagtatCCTGGCAAGATTGATGTTGCTGCCAGTCTCCATCTATGCACCATTAGGATTtagtatttactatttttagAACTTCATCATACTGGTGTTGGCTTGCGATGAAGTGGTTTTATTAGAAAAACAGGACCAAATACATTGTCCTGGAACAAGCAGAAAATATGCAAATACAACAAGGTCAAAGAATGCAATTAggactaaaagtctaaaacaaCAGAATATcgcaaagaagagaaaaactgGCTAAAAAACACCAGACAACAAAACTGTCACAATTTTAGGTGTCGCCATGACACCTCAAAATTGATTTTCATTTgaagttggttttttttaatagaaaaaactgACCAAACCAAATACATTGTCCTAGAACAAGCAGAAAATCAATACAACAAGGTAACATAATGCAATTAGGACTAAAAGTCCAAATCGACAGCAtatcacaaagaaaaaaaaaaaaaaaaaaaactagctgaAAAACACCAGACAGCAAAACTGTCATAATTTTGAAAGCGTATACTTTTTTATACATCAAGTTGTACTTGGAATCCTTGATGCACAACTTgcaaaaatgatatatttttttggagcACTTTAAAGAGACCAACAGAAAGGGCGATTGTAATGAACAAAATTGTGAGCTTCATAGCCACATCAACAGCTAGATCTGACATTGGCTACCATGGCCAGAATAAGAGAATGGTCTATTAGGATAAAAAATCTGTAGAATGGGAgcaagagagaatgagagaagcAAAGAGAGGATCCATTGGGattgaaaaagttttggaaaTGATAATAATCATATCGAGGAAAAGGCTCAACTCAagtaaagagagaagaaatggaTCCATTAGGATCTAATAATGtgagaattttgaaaatccattaGGATCTAATAATGGTCATTTTATGGCTTATTTTGTGTAATGGTCTAAGAAGTCCAATATTTTATAAAACCTGACTAGGTTTAACCCTAGTTTCCAtagtgtctatatatatatatatatatatatatgagatttttCGTGAACGTAGCTACTTCCCATTTCATCAATTTcgtattttcttctttaaatacAGAAAAGGGCTTCCTTTGTGGATATATGCTATCAAGCCAAGCCACGTAATCACCGTgtcattttctattttgtttccACCGTTCCACATCTCATCATCAATTTcctatattcttttttaatttcaacaaaagtCCTCAGAAAATTTAGTGGGgctgtatatatttttttgagatcaGTGGGGCTGTATATTAAATCCTTCAAGAGGTGTGTTACAAAAGTCATGCTAATAAATAGTTGGCTAATTTAACTATTTAAGGGACAGTGAATGCATGAAAGAATAATACAAAGGCGGCTAAGATAAGAAGTTTGGACGCCAAGTCACACAAGTTAGTTATTTCAGTTACTGATTCAATGCTCTATGGTTCACATTCAGTTGAAGACTGTCTCATATTCCAAGTCCACTTTCTTAATTCCATCTGTTTTATCAACCAAACTTCAGCGCAGTTTTCAGAGTCCCAAGATTTAAGAGAGACTcctctctttcctttctttattcATCCCTTTCAAAACCAAGAAACGCAACAATGTCCTTCTCCTCCTCATCACCATCGTTGCATCAACAATCAACAGCATCAGTGAGAAAATGTAGGGTGGATAACTGTGGAAAGGTACTCGACAACAATGTATCTAGAACATGCAGGGAGTACAAGGTCTGTGAAGACCATAAAAAGGCTTCCAGTGCCACTGTTCAAGGCTTAGACCAGCGCTTCTGTACTTTATGTCACAAGTAATGTCTTACAGTTCCGTCTTTTTTATGTCATTTAGACTTCATGTTAGACAAGAGAAGCAAGTCCGGAAAACTAATCCCAAGAAGATTAAAGATACTacaatttgattattaaatttttgtcttttcctaTACATTTGCTATTTACCATTTTGAATAGaactatttttctttgaatactAGTGGGCATCTTTTATATGAGagaaattttctattttacttgGTTAAACAGATATGTAGTGAGAAATAGTGTTTATATTGTACAAGATTAATGGGTGTGAGCATGGGTGGGTGAAATGAGCGCAGGTTTCATGAATTGAAAGAATTCCATGACCAGAAAAGAAGCTGCCAGCGGCGATTAGAGCAATTTAGGCAGAGGAATCTAGACAAAAAGAAATCTCAAGGTATATACTAATTTcatcaagtatttttttttcttttgatcgCTAATTGATTTTGATATACATCAATTAGTTTGTATATAAAAGATGTTGCACTTGGTATTCATGCTGCATTTAGATCTCCCGCACGATTTATGGTACCCTTAACTCTCTTATCTTTTAGAAATTTCTGCAGATTTGCTTCTTCTACTCATTCTTGAATGCTAAGAAGATGTAATCATCCTTGAAATGCTGTATAAGATCTGCTTATAGTTAGAGAAACTACCACTAAAAGATTCATGGTCATGTTAGAACTTAAAAAGTAGAGACAGATGTCTAGTGACATTGTACAGTCAAAAAACTATATATGCTATTCTGATGATACAACCTGATTCTTTCTTTGCAGGATTTAATCATATGGgcctcttttcttctctcttaaatttttgtatttgttttaagTTGATTGGTATATTATTTTCTCATATGAAAAATTGACTCTTTAACCATGTGCATCTTTTTGTTACATTCTACTGCCCTTATTTCTATGCATCATGTAGGGTGGGTTTGCAAAACTACTACTTCTACTAATTAGTATTTGTTGTCAAGTTGACACTAAAAGTAAGCAAAACCAAATATTTTGTAGCTCCAAAGCCTAGCAGAAAAGTTGCTAATTCATCACAAGAAGATCTTGCTAAtgcacaaaagaaaataaagcccAGAAGAAAAGTTACTCTTCCATTGCCAAATGcagagtggaaaaaaaatcctagcaGAAAAGTTATTCATTCATCGCCAGAGGATTCTGCTAATGCACAGAAGCAAAGAAGGCCTGGCAGAAATGTTACTATTCCATTGCCAGAAGATCTTGGTGAAGACGCTGCCTATTCTACTAGTCGGTCTACTTCTGCTCCAGCTTCTTTTGCATTGAGGAGAGATTAGCTTCTTTGTATGATGAGGTGCATCAGGTTCGAGATACTCAGATCTATCATGGGCAGAAGTTGGACACTCTCCTTGTTAACATGTATAAATTGAACAAACGTGTTGGTCGTGATGCGCCTGTGGATCCACCAGCTGACGACGACGACGATGATGATGAGCTTGTTGCTTCTGATAGTGAAAGCAACTATGGTAGTTAGGCTGGTTTATAGGGCTGAGTAAGGAGAATAGAgtattgttagaattatgtgccctcaaaaacaatactatgcatttttatttgatgataaaattctattttcacattcataacttttataggtatatttcattgtttaaatgtgGCATGTGATGTCACCTCTGTAGgaaaaatcatgttaatggtTAAGGAAACAAACACTCTCCTTGTTAACATGTATCAACTGAACAAACGTGTTGGTTGTGATGAGCCTGTGGATCCACCAGCTGATGACGACGACGACGATGATGAGCTTGTTGTTTCTGATAGTGAAAGCAACTATGGTAGTTAGGCTGGTTGATAGGGCTGAGTAAGGAGAATAGAgtattgttagaattatgtgccctcaaaaacaatactatgcatttttatttgatgataaaattctattttcacattcataacttttataggtatatttcattgtttaaatgtgGCATGTGATGTCACCTCTGTagaaaaaatcatgttaatggtTAAGGAAATAAAGCCAAgaaataatgatttttcatatattattaaattgttcTAGACTGTgaatattaattgaatattaccATTGAAGTCTACACTTGCTGTGCTGCTATATGATAGGATGATTTACTCCATCATTGAAGTAGTGACTTTAAGCAAACAAGTGGGTGTAATGTAACAAGTACATACACTGAATTGGATCCGATCAAGGACACCTTATGGAGTGATCATTGTTATTTAAAAGGTTGTTCTATCGCAATTTTTCTATTGTCCTCAAACATGAGGggtttgtgtatatttatttattatgcacataACTTTGACAATGTCAACTGGTGATGCCAATCTTAAAGGCTATATACAGACACGTTGGGTTAAGTATGTaatgagtaaaatatataaatgctcAACAATGAATCCACCGGTCTCTAAAGAAGATAGTATATTCagttgattttcatattgaagttggactcaaaacaaaaccggccggtgacatttttcaaaaatgtttttcatatatataatattgtatatatatatatatatatatttaaagagtttttttaaagatattttggagtccaatagaaattatgaaatcaagaaattaagggTCACATAAGCTAGGGACATGACAATGATATTTATCCAGTCCTAGTGGCTTGTGGGAA
This genomic window contains:
- the LOC126693916 gene encoding putative nucleobase-ascorbate transporter 10, translated to MAQDGGGGGGSNNAGNTGNNGGGNNNNNKKPEEVQPQPVKEQLPGIQYCINSPPPWPEAVVLGFQHYLLTVGITVLIPSIIVPQMGGGDAEKARVIQTLLFVSGLSTLLQSLFGTRLPSVVVGSYAYIIPTTSIVLARRYNAYVDPHERFIETMRGIQGALIITACFQIVMGFLGFWRNAVRFLSPLSVAPYVTLTGFGLYHLGFPMMAKCVEIGLPGLIVVVFISQASSQYLPQFLKSKRPIWDRFAVLFTVAIAWLYAQLLTSSGVYNNKPAKTQISCRTDRAGLFTAAPWVYIPYPFQWGSPTFHAGEAFAMMAASFVSLFESTGTFFATARYGSATPVPPSIIGRGVGWLGIGVLLNGMFGCVTGASASVENAGLLALTRVGSRRVIQISAGFMIFFSVFGKFGALFASIPLPIVAALYCVFFGYVSSAGLGFLQFCNLNSFRTKFILGFSFFLGISVPQYFREYYHIDFRSGHFHTSSGWFDDMVTVIFMSHTTVAALVALILDCSLSRETDTTQKDTSLHWWERFSLYSSDIRSDEFYGLPCRLNNLFPTL